A stretch of the Medicago truncatula cultivar Jemalong A17 chromosome 5, MtrunA17r5.0-ANR, whole genome shotgun sequence genome encodes the following:
- the LOC120580675 gene encoding F-box/kelch-repeat protein At3g23880, translating into MSPSTSGRRRLSPLILHDDLFTQVLLLLPVKSLMQLKCVCKSWNTLISGPTFVELHLQQSQRRKRQLLLTYVLSYDDNRWFVPLSICRLLSNTSITLDCRRLMYTDCSEVVGSCNGLICLLGRSANKHRAIWFRVWNPATGNISEKLGSLNKPRKRGSSMLRYTFGYDISTGSYKVVGFDTREVKVFGLTDNVWRNLPCVPDNAGIVCWDNNVNKGEYLSGTINWLAIQNWLQCDKYCENISIMRFVIISLDLGMETYKKMMPPPDCDQVPFVIEPIIAVLMDCLCFAHHLRTHFVIWKMTQFGVEKSWSRFLKISYQDLQIDIRFNEKMIYHPLLLSPLCLSENGDKLILANNHEDQAIIYNIRDNRVELTRIINSIQWFLSKNYVESLVPIC; encoded by the coding sequence ATGTCGCCGAGCACCAGCGGCCGTCGAAGATTATCACCGTTAATCCTCCATGATGACCTGTTCACCCAGGTCTTATTATTGCTTCCTGTTAAATCTCTTATGCAACTAAAGTGCGTTTGCAAGTCTTGGAACACCCTCATCTCCGGTCCCACCTTCGTTGAATTACACCTTCAGCAATCACAACGACGAAAAAGGCAACTACTACTAACATATGTACTCTCATACGATGATAATCGTTGGTTCGTACCCTTATCCATATGTCGTTTACTGAGTAACACATCAATCACCCTTGACTGCCGTAGATTGATGTACACTGATTGTAGCGAAGTAGTTGGTTCCTGTAATGGATTGATATGTTTGCTTGGACGGTCCGCAAATAAGCATCGAGCCATCTGGTTCCGTGTTTGGAACCCAGCCACAGGGAATATATCTGAAAAATTAGGATCTTTAAACAAACCTCGCAAGCGTGGATCTAGCATGCTCAGATACACATTTGGTTATGACATTTCAACTGGAAGTTATAAGGTGGTGGGGTTCGATACTAGAGAGGTGAAAGTTTTCGGTTTGACTGATAATGTCTGGAGAAATCTTCCATGTGTTCCGGACAATGCGGGCATAGTTTGCTGGGACAACAATGTCAATAAAGGTGAGTATTTAAGTGGCACTATTAACTGGTTGGCTATTCAAAATTGGTTACAATGTgataaatattgtgaaaatattTCTATTATGCGATTTGTGATTATTTCGCTTGATCTTGGTATGGAGACTTATAAAAAGATGATGCCCCCTCCGGATTGTGATCAAGTCCCATTTGTCATTGAGCCAATTATTGCAGTGTTGATGGACTGCCTTTGTTTTGCTCATCACTTAAGAACCCATTTTGTTATATGGAAGATGACGCAATTTGGAGTTGAAAAGTCTTGGAGTCGATTCCTCAAAATCAGCTATCAGGATCTTCAAATTGACATTAGGTTTAATGAAAAAATGATTTATCATCCATTATTATTATCGCCATTGTGTCTTTCCGAGAATGGTGATAAACTGATATTGGCCAATAATCATGAAGACCAAGCAATTATCTACAACATTCGAGATAATAGAGTGGAGCTAACTAGAATTATCAATTCCATTCAATGGtttctttccaaaaattatGTTGAAAGTTTGGTTCCAATTTGCTGA